The proteins below are encoded in one region of Catharus ustulatus isolate bCatUst1 chromosome 21, bCatUst1.pri.v2, whole genome shotgun sequence:
- the ADAMTS13 gene encoding A disintegrin and metalloproteinase with thrombospondin motifs 13 isoform X1: MTVSLALRALAVLPLGLCWLPEKFLGALDAEDVLSYFGSSSVADVPEFVVAEPTCPCKEEHFGLRSCRVQHCSIQAWGQLYAFEFQEDHALLSSSFVSSQVVNSSFILLKRFPGNCFAGGKSLQPPGARSRVTYCEGQLQGVVTVGEEKIHIRPVRSKDVALLKDLGFSSPHILFKSAAREAKPARAGWAPPRLHKRAEAAVKHLELMVVAGPDVYLYHKEDTERYVLANLNIGAELLRDASLGAHFRVHLMQMLVLREPEAELNITTNITSSLISVCEWSKKVNPQNDSDPQHADIVLYITRFDLELPDGNKELRGVTQLGGVCSSFWSCVITQDTGFDLGVTIAHEIGHSLGIAHDGEGNLCSSSGYIMGSAGNHNSIDLTWSPCSREQFLALVSTGQTSCLNDLPDMDGSIPGWKPGLYYGADEQCKIAFGSVATACTFADSNVDICKVLSCHVQPADKSSCTRLLVPLLDGTECGINKWCSKGQCSSLEELNAMAVVHGHWSAWSPLSPCSRSCGGGVVLRQRFCNNPRPAFGGQDCHGASMQAEMCNTQACLRSQQDFMAEQCAATNLKPLYLDVETPSFYTWTSAVGFAKGDLLCKHMCRAVGKEFMVSRGDNFLDGTRCEQDDTEHHGDLHLCVMGRCRAFGCDGHMGSRKAMDPCKVCGGDNSTCTKVSGSYTEGKAQEYVTFLSLPYNTTSVHVTNRSPLFTHLAVKVKGEYVVAGKGKISLNVTYPSVLEDKQIKYRVFLTQDNLPSLEEIHVDGPTQEEIEIQVYRRYTKEYGNVTNPDITFSYFVPRENLTYVWIPQQGPCSVTCGEGVQPVAHVCFDQSKHEVTEDQRCLELPQPLPEHKPCAMEPCLYRWKMSQRDECSAVCGTGVAQQNLTCVQFHEGLETVVDDSLCPAEEKPLSLVPCVVNVCPLGWDKEEDARSLQPLESLGHVQQENQTVYVWSPVAGECSVSCGRGHTQLHYVCVAFDTKEETQEENCQPVPKPESRVEICDLNPCPPRWKVTPAGPCSSSCGLGLAVQLVTCVQTLHGQEVLQEEHLCPVAEKPLTSVPCVIRACSYEWSFSEWSQCSTSCGNGIQTRQDFCLSSLTHKPVNPLFCRRFPKAVVVRGCSAGPCPEQEGTLSPGAQLQPVTAATHLTAAAAATEHRYKELDVSQSAGPPEQTKPGGGVCGNLFLSASGIINMTGVESRDCTVAIGRPLREEISVTILESSLNCSAGELLLFSGRMMWRTGCRKLPLSLINSRTNTLIVKQRVVLPGNGVILQYNSRTAAKKYYQDCDQQLFGPQGEIVNPVQLPGERQEVVCRTFITVAPRQRISIRALNTHLGPEGNHTHFNYILVRDVSTMKTVVFHGKQQFLWQSTGSQAEIEFHENVKDHRTHFWAEYHAIEPK, translated from the exons ATGACCGTCAGCTTGGCGCTGCGGGCGCTCGCCGTGCTCccgctggggctgtgctggctccctgAG AAATTCCTGGGCGCTTTGGATGCGGAAGATGTTTTGTCTTACTTTGGAAGCAGCTCAGTGGCTGATG TACCCGAGTTTGTTGTGGCTGAGCCAACTTGCCCTTGTAAAGAAGAACATTTTGGGCTGAGGTCGTGTCGGGTCCAGCACTGCTCCATCCAGGCCTGGGGCCAGCTCTATGCCTTTGAATTCCAAGAGGACCACgccctcctttcctcctcctttgtgAGCAGCCAGGTGGTGAActcttcctttattttactGAAGAGATTCCCAGGGAACTGCTTTGCAGGTGGAAagtccctgcagcctcctggggCCAGGAGCAGAGTCACTTATTGTGAAGGGCAGCTG CAAGGAGTCGTCACTGTGGGTGAGGAGAAAATTCACATCAGGCCAGTCAGGAGCAAAGATGTGGCTCTGCTGAAGGACCTTGGCTTCTCCAGCCCCCACATCCTCTTCAAAAGTGCTGCAAGAGAGGCAAAGCCAGCCAGAG CAGGGTGGGCTCCTCCTCGCCTGCACAAGAGGGCTGAGGCAGCTGTCAAACATCTGGAGCTGATGGTGGTGGCAGGGCCAGATGTTTACTTGTACCACAAAGAGGACACGGAACGATACGTGCTGGCCAACCTGAACATT ggagcagagctgctcagagatgCCTCACTGGGGGCTCATTTCAGAGTTCACCTCATGCAAATGCTGGTTTTGAGAGAGCCAGAG gcagagctgaacATCACAACCAACATCACCTCCTCCCTCATCAGTGTCTGTGAGTGGAGCAAGAAGGTGAACCCCCAGAACGACTCTGATCCCCAGCATGCTGACATTGTCCTCTACATCACCAG GTTTGACCTGGAGTTGCCTGATGGGAACAAGGAGCTTCGTGGAGTGACTCAGTTAGGGGGAGTCTGCTCCTCCTTCTGGAGCTGTGTCATTACCCAGGACACTGGCTTTGACCTTGGAGTCACCATAGCCCATGAGATTGGGCACAG CCTTGGCATTGCCCACGATGGAGAGGGGaatctgtgcagcagcagtggttaCATCATGGGCTCAGCAGGAAACCACAACAGCATCGACCTCACCTGGTCTCCGTGCAGTCGGGAGCAGTTCCTGGCCCTTGTCAG TACAGGCCAAACAAGCTGCTTGAATGACCTGCCGGACATGGACGGCAGCATCCCGGGGTGGAAGCCTGGCTTGTACTACGGAGCAGATGAGCAGTGTAAAATTGCCTTTGGCAGCGTGGCCACAGCTTGCACCTTCGCTGACAGCAATGTT GACATCTGTAAAGTTCTCTCATGCCATGTACAACCAGCAGACAAATCCAGCTGTACTCGGCTTCTGGTTCCCCTCCTGGATGGAACTGAGTGTGGGATCAACAAG TGGTGCTCCAAGGGTCAGTGCAGCTCTCTGGAGGAACTGAACGCCATGGCTGTGGTCCATGGGCACTGGTCAGCCTGGAGCCccctctccccctgctcccgcAGCTGTGGTGGGGGGGTGGTGCTGAGGCAGCGCTTCTGTAACAACCCCAG GCCTGCTTTTGGAGGGCAGGATTGCCACGGTGCCAGCATGCAAGCAGAGATGTGCAATACCCAG GCCTGTCTGAGGAGCCAGCAGGATTTCATGGCTGAACAATGTGCAGCAACAAATTTAAAGCCACTGTACCTTGATGTAGAAACACCATCCTTTTATACCTGGACCTCTGCTGTTGGCTTTGCCAAAG gggaCCTGCTCTGCAAGCAcatgtgcagggctgtgggcaaGGAGTTCATGGTGAGCCGTGGGGACAATTTCCTGGATGGAACCAGGTGTGAGCAGGATGACACAGAGCACCACGGGGATCTCCACCTCTGTGTGATGGGGAGATGCAGA GCATTCGGGTGTGACGGCCACATGGGCTCCAGGAAGGCCATGGATCCCTGCAAGGTCTGTGGGGGTGACAACTCCACCTGCACCAAAGTGAGTGGATCCTACACAGAAGGGAAAGCTCAAG AGTATGTGACATTTCTGTCCCTGCCCTACAACACCACCTCGGTCCATGTCACCAACAGGAGTCCTCTCTTCACACACCTGG CTGTGAAGGTTAAAGGAGAGTACGTGgtggctggaaaaggaaaaatctcacTGAATGTCACCTACCCGTCAGTTCTGGAGGACAAGCAGATCAAATACCGAGTGTTCCTCACCCAGGACAACCTGCCAAGCCTGGAGGAAATCCATGTGGATGGGCCAACACAGGAAGAAATTGAAATCCAG gtCTACAGGAGGTACACAAAAGAATATGGCAATGTCACCAACCCAGACATCACCTTCAGCTACTTTGTCCCCAGGGAGAACCTGACCTATGTGTGGATTCCTCAGCAGGGCCCGTGTTCAGTGACCTGTGGGGAAG GGGTGCAGCCAGTGGCTCACGTGTGCTTTGATCAGAGCAAGCATGAAGTGACAGAGGATCAGAGGTGtctggagctgccacagcccctcccAGAGCACAAGCCCTGTGCCATGGAGCCTTGCCTCTACAG GTGGAAGATGTCTCAGAGAGATGAATGCTCTGCTGTCTGTGGGACTGGAGTTGCCCAGCAGAACCTGACCTGTGTGCAGTTCCATGAAGGCCTGGAGACTGTGGTGGATGACAGCTTGTGCCCAGCAGAAGAAAAACCCCTCTCCCTTGTGCCATGTGTGGTCAATGTCTGCCCTTTGGGCTGGGACAAA gAGGAAGATGCACGCTCACTTCAGCCTCTGGAGTCACTTGGGCATGTCCAGCAGGAAAACCAGACTGTGTATGTCTGGAGCCCTGTAGCTGGGGAGTGTTCTGTCTCCTGTGGTAGAG GTCACACTCAGCTGCACTATGTTTGTGTGGCTTTTGACACCAAAGAAGAAACCCAGGAGGAAAACTGTCAGCCAGTGCCAAAGCCAGAGAGCAGGGTGGAAATTTGTGATCTCAACCCCTGCCCACCAAG gtggaAGGTAACCCCAGCTgggccctgctcctccagctgtgggctgggcttAGCAGTGCAGCTGGTCACCTGTGTGCAGACCCTCCATGGCCAGGAGGTCTTGCAGGAGGAACATTTGTGCCCTGTGGCAGAGAAGCCCCtcaccagtgtcccctgtgtcatCCGAGCGTGCTCTTACGAGTGGAGCTTCAGCGAGTGGTCCCAG TGTTCAACATCCTGTGGGAATGGCATTCAGACCAGGCAGGATTTCTGCCTCAGCTCTCTGACCCACAAGCCCGTGAACCCCCTTTTCTGCCGGCGCTTCCCCAAGGCCGTCGTGGTGcgtggctgctctgcagggccctgtcctgagcaggaggggaccctgtcccctggggcacagctgcagccagtgacagcagccacacacctgacagcagctgcagctgccacagagCACAGATACAAGGAGCTGGATGTCTCTCAGTCTGCTGGGCCCCCAGAGCAGACAAAGCCTGGTGGAG gtgtgtgtggaAACCTCTTCCTCAGTGCCTCTGGCATCATCAACATGACAGGCGTGGAGAGCAGGGACTGCACAGTGGCCATTGGGCGTCCCCTGAGGGAGGAGATCTCAGTCACCATCCTGGAGAGCTCCCTCAACTGCAGTGCAG GTGAGCTCCTGCTGTTTTCTGGGCGAATGATGTGGAGGACGGGCTGCAGGAAACTCCCTCTGTCACTGATAAATTCCAGAACCAACACACTGATTGTGAAACAGCGTGTTGTGCTGCCAGGAAACGGGGTCATTCTGCAGTAcaacagcagaactgcagccaAAAAATATTACCAAG ACTGTGACCAGCAGCTGTTTGGCCCCCAGGGTGAAATAGTGAATCctgtgcagctgcctggggagaggcaggaggttGTGTGCAGGACTTTCATCACGGTGGCTCCGCGGCAGCGCATCTCCATCCGTGCCCTCAACACCCACCTGGGCCCTGAGGGCAACCACACACACTTCAACTACATCCTG gtCCGAGATGTCAGCACCATGAAGACAGTGGTGTTCCACGGGAAGCAGCAATTCCTCTGGCAGTCCACAGGAAGCCAAGCTGAAATTGAATTCCATGAAAATGTTAAGGATCACAGAACCCATTTCTGGGCTGAATATCATGCTATTGAGCCCAAATAA